ACCCGGAGCTGGGCTGCTCGTGCGGGACCGTCCTGCGCGTGCCCGTGGCCGGCGCCTTACGGCCGCTGGGCCCGGGTGGCGCCGAGTCCATGACCGAGGCGCCCGCCGTCCCCCGGGCGGCCTTCCGTCCCGTCACCATCCGTACGGCCCGCGACGCGGTCACCGCGGTCGCCCTCTATCTGCGCTGGCTGGGGTACCGGGACATCCGCCGCGCCGACCAGCGCCAGCCCTCGGGGATCGGGCTGGCCGCGCGAGGGGTCCTGGTCCAGGTGGACCCGTCGGTGCGCCCGGCCTCGCTGCGCGATGTCGAGTGCCTGTGGCTGACCGCCATGACGGAGTCCACCGACTGCGTCTACTTCTCCCTCGCCGGGTACGCGAACGACGCCCGCGACCGCGCCGACGGCCTGGGCGTCTCCCTGTTCGTCCTGGATCTCACGGGCACCCCGCAGCCGGTGAACCGCGCGGCGACCGAACTGGTGGCCACCGGCGCGAGGGCCTGACCGACGACCGCGCCGCACGGAACGCGGGCGCGGCCCTCGCCCCACCCCGACCATGCGGTTACGGGGCTACCTCGCGTACCGCTCGCGCAGTTCGACCTTCCGCACCTTCCCCGACACCGTCATCGGGAAGGCGTCCAGAATGCGCAGCGTGCTGGGGATCTTGTAGTGCGCCAACCGCCCTTCACAGAAGGCCCGCAGCTCCTCCAGGGTGGGCGGTTCGGCGCTGTCGCGTGGGATGACGCAGGCGAGCACCTCCTCGCCGTACCGCTCGTGCGGCACGCCCACCACCTGGACGTCGGCGATCTTCGGGTGCCCGTACAGGAACTCCTCGATCTCGCGCGGGTAGATGTTCTCGCCACCCCGGATGATCATGTCCTTGATCCGGCCGACGATCTCGACGTACCCGTCCTCGCGCATCGTCGCGAGGTCCCCGGTGTGCATCCACCGCCCCGCGTCGACGGCCTCGGCCGTCTTCTCCGGCTCCTCCCAGTAGCCGAGCATCACGCTGTAGCCACGGGTGCACAACTCCCCTGCTTTGCCGCGCGGTTGGGTCACACCCGTCGCCGGGTCGACGATCTTCACCTCGATGTGCGGCAGGACGCGGCCGACGGTGCCGGTGCGGTGTGCCAGATCGTCGTCGCGCCGGGTCTGGGTGGAGACGGGCGAGGTCTCGGTCATGCCGTAACAGATCGAGACCTCCGTCATGTGCATCTCGGCGATGACCCGCTTCATCACCTCCACCGGACACGGCGAGCCCGCCATGATCCCGGTGCGCAGGGAGGAGAGGTCGTACGCGTCGAAGTCGGGGAGGTTCAACTCCGCGATGAACATGGTCGGTACGCCGTACAGGGAGGTGCAGCGCTCCTGCTGGACGGCCTCCAGGGTGGCCTTCGGGTCGAAGGAGGGGGCCGGGATGACGACGCAGGCGCCGTGCGAGGTGGCCGCGAGGTTGCCCATCACCATGCCGAAGCAGTGGTAGAAGGGAACGGGCACACAGATCCGGTCCTGCTCGCCGTAGCCGAGCAACTCCCCCACGAAGTAGCCGTTGTTGAGAATGTTGTGGTGGGAGAGGGTCGCCCCCTTGGGGAAGCCCGTGGTGCCCGAGGTGTACTGGATGTTGATCGGGTCGTCGCAGGACAGATCCTCGTACGGCACCGGCGTCCCGCGCGCGACCAGCGCGTCCCAGCTCGGGTCACCGATATAGACGGTCTCCCTCAGGCGCGGGCAGTTGCCGCGGACCTGCTCGATCATCGCCCGGTAGTCGCTCGTCTTGTGCCGGAGGGACGCGAACAGGAACGAGACCCCGGCCTGCTGGAGGACGTACTCGACCTCGTGGGTCCGGTAGGCCGGGTTGATGTTCACCATGATCGCGCCGATGCGGGCGGTGGCGTACTGCACGAGCACCCACTCGGCACAGTTGACCGCCCAGATGCCCACCCGGTCGCCCTTGGCGACGCCGCTCGCGACCAGCGCGTACGCCAACGCGTCGACGTCCGCGGAGAAGTGCGCGTACGTCCAGCGCCGCCCGGACGGCACGTCGACGAGCGCCTCCCGGTCCGGCCAGGCGGCGACGGCCCGGTCGAGGTTGGCACCGATGGTGTCGCCGAGCAGCGCGGTCCCGCTCGTCCCGTGCGTGTATGAAGTCATCGGAAGTCCTCCTCGCGGTATTCCGCGTCCGAGCCCGCGGCGGTGGCCTCGCGCAGTTCGATGCGGCGGATCTTGCCGGAGACCGTCTTCGG
The DNA window shown above is from Streptomyces akebiae and carries:
- a CDS encoding AMP-binding protein, coding for MTSYTHGTSGTALLGDTIGANLDRAVAAWPDREALVDVPSGRRWTYAHFSADVDALAYALVASGVAKGDRVGIWAVNCAEWVLVQYATARIGAIMVNINPAYRTHEVEYVLQQAGVSFLFASLRHKTSDYRAMIEQVRGNCPRLRETVYIGDPSWDALVARGTPVPYEDLSCDDPINIQYTSGTTGFPKGATLSHHNILNNGYFVGELLGYGEQDRICVPVPFYHCFGMVMGNLAATSHGACVVIPAPSFDPKATLEAVQQERCTSLYGVPTMFIAELNLPDFDAYDLSSLRTGIMAGSPCPVEVMKRVIAEMHMTEVSICYGMTETSPVSTQTRRDDDLAHRTGTVGRVLPHIEVKIVDPATGVTQPRGKAGELCTRGYSVMLGYWEEPEKTAEAVDAGRWMHTGDLATMREDGYVEIVGRIKDMIIRGGENIYPREIEEFLYGHPKIADVQVVGVPHERYGEEVLACVIPRDSAEPPTLEELRAFCEGRLAHYKIPSTLRILDAFPMTVSGKVRKVELRERYAR